The Ornithinibacillus sp. 4-3 region GGGTTAGTAATTGCAGCATTTGATTTTGCATGTTCTAATATACCAGCGATAAAGTGTTTTGCAGTTTCGGAAAGACCTAGTTCATCCGATTTATCATAGAATGCATTTTCTCCATCTTTAAATAACGAAATATGACTATGCATGCCACTACCATTATCCTTGTTTAAAGGCTTTGGCATAAAAATCGCTTCTAGATCATGTTTATCAGCAATATTTTTTACAACCCATTTAAAAGTTTGAATAAAATCAGCCGTTTTTAAAGCATCCTCATATTTCCAATCAATTTCATGTTGTCCTGCCGCTACTTCATGGTGACTGGCTTCCACTTCAAAACCTAATTCTTCCAACATTAAAACAATTTCACGTCGACAATGGATACCTTTGTCTGACGGAGCTAAATCAAAGTATTCACCATCATCATTCACTTCATCTGTTCCTTTTTTGAAAAGAAAAAATTCTGGTTCTGGTCCTACAAAAGGTTCATATCCCAATTCTCTTGCCTCTTCAATAACCTTTTTTAACATACTTCGTGGATCTCCTTCAAAAGGAGTAGCGTCTGGGTGGTGCACACTACAGATTAGACGTGCTACTTTTGCGTTGCCTTCTAATTCAGAGGGGAGAATACACCAAGTATCTAGATCAGGGAATAAATACATATCACTATTTTCAATACTCGCAAATCCTTCAATAGATGAGCCATCAAACATAATTTGATTGCTTAAGATTTTCTCCAATTGACTTGACGGCACCTCAATGTTTTTGGACGTACCAAATAAGTCTGTGAACTCCAATCGAATAAAACGTATCGATTCTTCTTCGACTTCATTTAAAATCTCTTCTTTTGTACTCATGTCTCTTTCACTCCTTTTGATTTGAGGTTAGATTTTTAAATGAAAATCGCGTCTTCTTCTATCGGAAAGAAAACGCGGAAATCATTTGAAAAATCATTTTCTTAATTTAGCACACGATTTTTTCTAACGCAACTATTTTATAAAATTTTTTTCCAACAAAATACTATTTATTTGTGCTGAATTGGTTTATTTAGTTCTTTTTAGCGTACTAAAAATACTGATTCTATACCGATAAACACGTCGATGATTCTTATTTGAACAGATAATCATTTGGTAAAAATAAAATAATTCAGAAAAAACAATTTTATCTTCTGGCTTGACTCATGATTTTTAAGCTTGTAATATGTGTGAATAATTTTTACAAGATTTCAGATCATGAAACAAGTGGAGGAGAGTAAATGACTACAAAATATATTTTTGTTACAGGCGGGGTCGTTTCAGGATTGGGTAAGGGGATTGTTGCCGCTTCTTTAGGACGTCTTTTGAAGGATCGAGGTCTTAAAGTTAAGATTCAAAAATTTGATCCATATCTTAATATTGATCCCGGTACGATGAGCCCTTATCAACATGGCGAAGTATTTGTAACCGATGATGGAGCTGAAACGGATTTAGATTTAGGTCATTATGAACGTTTTATAGATGAAAAATTAACTGTTAATTCCAGTGTAACTTCTGGAAAAGTATATTGGGACGTGCTTCATCGAGAACGAGATGGCGAATATTTGGGTGGAACTGTTCAGGTTATTCCTCATATTACAGATGAGATTAAGAGACG contains the following coding sequences:
- a CDS encoding glutamine synthetase family protein, producing the protein MSTKEEILNEVEEESIRFIRLEFTDLFGTSKNIEVPSSQLEKILSNQIMFDGSSIEGFASIENSDMYLFPDLDTWCILPSELEGNAKVARLICSVHHPDATPFEGDPRSMLKKVIEEARELGYEPFVGPEPEFFLFKKGTDEVNDDGEYFDLAPSDKGIHCRREIVLMLEELGFEVEASHHEVAAGQHEIDWKYEDALKTADFIQTFKWVVKNIADKHDLEAIFMPKPLNKDNGSGMHSHISLFKDGENAFYDKSDELGLSETAKHFIAGILEHAKSNAAITNPTVNSYKRLIPGYEAPVYIAWSPSNRTCTIRIPAARGNGTRVEIRNPDPSANPYLALAVLIRSGLEGIKQKSKIPNPRYENLYHVSESEMKDIETLPGTLIEALDLMKQDTLIKEILGNHAFECYLKSKKKEWDAYRVYVTDWEKEYYR